Proteins found in one Prochlorothrix hollandica PCC 9006 = CALU 1027 genomic segment:
- the purF gene encoding amidophosphoribosyltransferase yields MPNHLPSNDCANPSVQPPLPDDRGSDKPQEACGVFGVYAPEEDVANLAYFGLFALQHRGQESAGIATLQGDRLQIYKHMGLVSQVFNEGILADLQGDIAVGHTRYSTTGSSHVGNAQPVIVETRLGSLALAHNGNLVNVTELREALLDKNHNLLTTTDSELIALAMGDAVDSGGDWVQGAISAFKRCQGAFSLVIGTPQGILGTRDPQGIRPLVIGVLNGDSDSLPTRYVLASETCALDIIGATYVRSVKPGELVWITDSGITSLQWADQVLPKLCVFEMIYFSRPDSCYEGESLYSYRQRLGQVLAKDSPAEADLVMGVPDSGIPAAIGFSKVSGIPYGEGLIKNRYVGRTFIQPNQHMREVGIRMKLNPLRDVLIGKRVVVIDDSIVRGTTSRKLVQALRDAGATEVHMRISSPPVTHPCFYGIDTDNQDQLVAATRSIEAIRQHIGVDSLGYLSVESMVNTTLNEPEHFCTACFTGDYPVPVPDSMKRSKLMLETLAH; encoded by the coding sequence GCCCCCGAAGAAGATGTGGCTAACCTCGCCTATTTTGGCCTATTTGCCCTGCAACACCGGGGTCAGGAGTCCGCTGGTATTGCCACTCTCCAGGGCGATCGTCTCCAAATTTATAAGCACATGGGTCTTGTATCCCAGGTCTTTAATGAAGGTATCCTGGCGGATCTCCAGGGGGATATTGCCGTGGGCCATACCCGCTACTCCACCACTGGCTCCAGCCATGTGGGCAATGCCCAGCCCGTTATTGTCGAGACTCGCCTTGGCTCCCTGGCCCTCGCCCACAACGGTAACCTGGTCAATGTCACGGAACTGCGGGAGGCGCTCCTCGACAAGAATCACAATCTGCTGACCACCACGGATTCGGAACTAATCGCCTTGGCCATGGGGGATGCGGTAGACAGTGGGGGTGACTGGGTGCAAGGGGCCATTAGTGCCTTTAAGCGCTGCCAAGGTGCCTTTAGCCTCGTCATTGGCACCCCCCAGGGCATCCTCGGTACCCGCGATCCCCAGGGCATCCGGCCCTTAGTGATTGGGGTTCTCAATGGGGATAGCGACAGCCTGCCCACCCGCTATGTGTTGGCCTCAGAAACCTGCGCCCTGGATATTATTGGGGCCACCTATGTGCGATCGGTCAAACCGGGAGAACTGGTGTGGATCACCGACAGTGGCATCACCTCCCTACAGTGGGCGGATCAGGTGCTTCCCAAGCTGTGTGTCTTTGAAATGATTTACTTTTCCCGTCCCGACAGTTGCTATGAAGGGGAAAGCCTCTATAGCTACCGCCAGCGGCTGGGGCAGGTTTTAGCGAAGGACTCCCCCGCTGAAGCGGATCTGGTGATGGGGGTGCCTGATTCGGGTATCCCGGCGGCGATTGGTTTCTCTAAGGTGTCTGGCATTCCCTATGGGGAGGGGTTGATTAAAAACCGCTATGTGGGCCGCACCTTTATCCAACCCAACCAGCATATGCGGGAAGTGGGGATTCGCATGAAGCTGAATCCTCTGCGAGATGTGTTGATTGGTAAGCGGGTGGTGGTGATTGATGATTCCATAGTGCGGGGCACGACGAGCCGTAAGTTGGTGCAAGCCCTGCGGGATGCGGGAGCGACGGAGGTTCACATGCGGATTTCCTCCCCTCCGGTGACCCATCCCTGTTTTTATGGCATTGATACGGATAATCAGGATCAGTTGGTGGCGGCGACGCGATCGATCGAGGCCATTCGTCAACACATTGGGGTGGATTCCTTGGGCTATCTCAGTGTTGAGAGTATGGTTAATACCACGCTGAATGAACCGGAACATTTCTGCACGGCCTGTTTCACGGGAGATTACCCGGTGCCGGTGCCCGATTCGATGAAACGATCGAAGCTAATGTTGGAAACTTTAGCCCACTAG
- a CDS encoding DEAD/DEAH box helicase codes for MAILHGTWSSTGQFLIWGETWRKLTPQTLELGAGSLPHGLALDLAELRAFVRSLPAQPDNAEFSPETWSLTLPTAQSDVRSPRKTKTNPNPPPPPAHAVALSPHHSATPLPATPLPDDHQAPDPLFPWQVTGLVLSPHQALTWLTTLPLSLSVSEQSPLAGDLRFWLHCARWVLDLLCRGKFLPLLQAVPQSAYQTVFQAGWQGVLDGRQDRHMFERSLRDMPQVCTVTSPHCPEAIANPLPTPPRQLLRHFLNALIDAQVRATLPQPKATELDPTLYTWLQGLGSTTPRSADPEQLSRLAANLERWATPLSHHQHQYRTCLVLEPPTPAQPTDPWQLRYSLQADDDPTFQIWAEDIWQHPVEHWVQGDRTVPQPQETLLLGLGRAAHLYPRLEPSLDTPTPCTCALDAGEAYNFIKTVAWRLQDQGLSVLLPPSLQGETIANRLGLSVKAALATAKPGLGLQSLLQFQWELSLGGQTFSQKDFEALVAQDSPLVQVNGEWLELRPQDIKAAREFFSSRKDQPNLSLEDALRISSGETQTLSKLPVVDFEAAGSLQELVTTLSGNQTLEPLAAPAGFRGTLRPYQERGVGWLTFLQRWNLGACLADDMGLGKTIELIAFLLHLKTEGLLTQPVLLVCPTSVLGNWQREAKKFAPQLRVSVHHGESRPKGKALRTMAQDQNLIVTSYALVCRDQTDLQGVNWQGIVLDEAQNIKNAETKQSQAVRQLAQVDPNEPDATPRFRIALTGTPVENRLGELWAIMDFLNPGYLGPRNFFQRRFTVPIERYGDTASLATLRSLVQPFILRRLKTDKTIIQDLPEKQEMAVFCGLSEEQAQLYQTVVDQTLAAIAEAQGIQRHGLVLGLLTKLKQVCNHPQLFLKTDHNPGNSPTAAATFCQRSAKLQRLDQLLEEVQAEGDRALIFTQFAEWGKLLQSYLQQQWQQEVFFLYGSTRKGDRETMVDRFQQDPQAPRIMILSLKAGGVGLNLTRANHVFHFDRWWNPAVENQATDRAFRIGQTRNVQVHKFVCSGTLEERIHDLMESKKELAEQVIGEGENWLSNLDTNQLRDLLLLDRNAVVEDDNG; via the coding sequence ATGGCAATTCTACATGGGACGTGGAGTTCAACGGGTCAATTCCTGATTTGGGGCGAGACTTGGCGAAAACTAACCCCCCAAACCCTCGAACTGGGGGCAGGCAGCTTACCCCATGGCTTAGCCCTGGATTTGGCAGAACTGCGGGCGTTCGTGCGATCGTTGCCAGCCCAACCTGATAACGCTGAGTTTAGCCCTGAAACCTGGAGCCTAACCCTGCCCACCGCCCAGAGTGACGTGCGATCGCCCCGCAAAACCAAAACCAACCCCAACCCCCCCCCGCCCCCAGCCCACGCCGTAGCCCTCAGCCCTCACCACTCCGCCACTCCCCTCCCCGCCACTCCCCTCCCCGACGACCACCAGGCACCCGATCCCCTCTTTCCCTGGCAGGTGACTGGCCTGGTCCTCAGCCCCCACCAAGCCTTGACCTGGCTGACCACCCTTCCCCTTAGCCTCAGCGTCAGTGAGCAGTCTCCCTTGGCCGGGGATTTGCGGTTTTGGCTACACTGTGCCCGCTGGGTCTTGGATCTGCTGTGTCGCGGCAAGTTTCTACCCCTTTTGCAGGCAGTGCCCCAGTCCGCCTATCAAACCGTCTTTCAAGCCGGTTGGCAGGGGGTGTTGGATGGGCGGCAGGATCGCCACATGTTTGAGCGATCGCTGCGGGATATGCCCCAGGTCTGTACCGTCACCAGCCCCCACTGTCCAGAGGCGATCGCCAACCCCCTGCCCACACCTCCCCGCCAACTCCTGCGCCATTTCCTCAATGCCCTGATCGATGCCCAGGTGCGGGCCACCCTACCCCAACCCAAGGCCACAGAGTTGGATCCCACCCTCTACACCTGGCTCCAGGGGCTGGGGAGCACGACACCGCGATCGGCGGATCCCGAACAACTGAGCCGCCTCGCCGCCAACCTGGAACGGTGGGCCACCCCCCTCAGTCATCACCAACACCAATACCGCACCTGTCTGGTGCTGGAACCCCCCACCCCGGCCCAACCCACGGATCCCTGGCAACTGCGCTACAGTCTCCAAGCCGATGATGACCCCACCTTTCAGATCTGGGCCGAGGACATTTGGCAACATCCCGTGGAACACTGGGTACAGGGAGACCGCACCGTGCCCCAACCCCAGGAAACCCTACTGCTGGGCCTAGGACGAGCCGCCCACCTCTATCCCCGCCTGGAACCCAGCCTGGACACCCCCACCCCCTGCACCTGTGCCTTAGACGCGGGGGAAGCCTATAACTTCATTAAAACCGTGGCATGGCGCTTACAGGATCAAGGTCTCAGCGTCCTCTTGCCCCCCAGCCTCCAGGGGGAAACCATTGCCAATCGCCTGGGGTTAAGTGTCAAAGCAGCCCTAGCCACCGCCAAACCGGGGTTAGGCTTACAGAGCCTGTTGCAGTTCCAGTGGGAGCTATCCCTGGGGGGACAAACCTTTTCCCAGAAAGACTTTGAGGCACTGGTGGCCCAAGATTCCCCCTTGGTGCAGGTCAATGGGGAATGGCTGGAACTGCGACCCCAAGACATTAAGGCGGCGCGGGAATTCTTCAGCAGTCGTAAGGATCAACCCAATTTATCCCTAGAAGATGCCCTCCGCATTAGCAGTGGCGAAACCCAGACCCTCAGCAAATTGCCGGTGGTGGACTTTGAGGCGGCGGGTTCCTTGCAGGAACTGGTGACCACCCTCTCCGGTAACCAAACCCTGGAACCCCTGGCGGCTCCGGCGGGATTCCGGGGCACCCTGCGCCCTTACCAGGAACGGGGGGTGGGGTGGCTCACCTTTTTGCAACGCTGGAACCTGGGGGCTTGCCTCGCCGATGACATGGGGCTGGGGAAAACCATTGAACTCATTGCCTTTTTATTGCACCTCAAAACCGAGGGACTCTTAACCCAGCCGGTGTTGCTGGTCTGTCCCACCTCTGTTTTGGGCAACTGGCAGCGGGAAGCCAAAAAGTTTGCCCCCCAACTGCGGGTTAGCGTACACCATGGGGAGAGTCGTCCCAAGGGCAAAGCATTGCGCACTATGGCTCAAGATCAGAACTTAATTGTTACCAGTTATGCCTTGGTCTGTCGCGATCAAACAGATCTTCAGGGGGTCAACTGGCAGGGAATTGTCCTCGATGAAGCGCAAAACATTAAAAACGCCGAGACCAAGCAGTCCCAAGCCGTCCGCCAATTAGCTCAAGTTGATCCTAATGAACCGGATGCTACCCCCCGCTTCCGCATTGCCCTGACGGGGACACCGGTGGAAAACCGTCTGGGGGAACTGTGGGCCATTATGGACTTCCTCAATCCCGGTTACCTGGGACCCCGTAACTTTTTCCAACGCCGCTTTACGGTGCCCATTGAGCGCTATGGGGACACGGCTTCCTTGGCGACCCTGCGATCGCTGGTGCAGCCCTTTATTTTGCGCCGCCTCAAAACCGACAAAACCATTATTCAGGATTTGCCGGAAAAACAGGAAATGGCCGTATTCTGTGGTCTTTCAGAGGAACAAGCCCAGTTATACCAAACGGTGGTGGATCAAACCCTCGCCGCCATTGCCGAAGCCCAGGGTATTCAACGCCATGGCCTAGTGTTGGGGCTGCTGACGAAACTGAAACAGGTGTGCAACCATCCCCAACTGTTCCTGAAAACGGACCATAATCCGGGGAATAGCCCCACTGCCGCCGCCACTTTTTGCCAGCGATCGGCCAAACTACAGCGACTGGATCAACTGCTGGAGGAGGTGCAGGCCGAGGGCGATCGCGCCCTAATTTTCACCCAGTTTGCGGAGTGGGGCAAATTACTCCAGAGCTATTTGCAACAGCAGTGGCAACAAGAAGTTTTCTTCCTCTATGGTTCTACTCGCAAAGGGGATCGGGAAACCATGGTCGATCGTTTTCAACAGGATCCCCAAGCCCCTCGCATTATGATTTTGTCCCTGAAGGCGGGGGGGGTGGGCTTAAATCTGACCCGTGCTAACCATGTCTTCCATTTCGATCGCTGGTGGAATCCCGCCGTGGAAAATCAGGCCACCGATCGGGCCTTTCGCATTGGCCAAACCCGCAATGTCCAAGTCCATAAGTTTGTCTGTAGTGGCACCCTGGAAGAGCGTATCCACGATTTGATGGAAAGCAAAAAAGAGTTAGCCGAACAGGTCATCGGTGAGGGGGAAAATTGGCTCAGTAATCTGGATACCAACCAGCTACGGGATCTCCTGCTCCTCGATCGTAACGCCGTGGTGGAAGATGACAACGGCTAA